In uncultured Desulfuromonas sp., the genomic stretch TGGTGGCATTGCCGTGTACAAGGCGGTGGAGTTGTTGCGCCTGTTGGTCAAAGCCGGAGCGGATGTTTCGGTAATCATGACGCGCAGTGCTCAGGAGTTTGTCACCCCCTTGACGTTTCAGACCTTGTCGGGGAACCCTGTTCATACGGAACTGTTCAATCTCTATCAGGAAAAAGAGATCGGTCACATCTCTCTGGCGGACCGGGCTGATCTGTTCCTGGTGGCTCCGGCCACCGCCAACGTGGTTGGTAAGGTGGCTGCCGGCATTGCCGATGATCTGTTAACCACCACCTTGATGGCGACCCGGGCACCGGTGCTGTTTGCTCCGGCCATGAATGTTCATATGTATGAAAATCCCATCTATCAGCGCAATGAGTCCTGTCTGCGTGAGCTGGGCTATCATTTTATCGATCCTGCCGTCGGGGCGCTGGCGTGCGGTTATGAAGGGCAGGGCAAGCTTCCTGAGCCCGAAGCGATTTTTTCCGCTGCTCAAGCGGTTCTAGCCCCTCAGGATCTCGCCGGGCAACACCTGCTGGTGACTGCCGGACCGACGCGCGAAGAGCTTGATCCGGTGCGCTATTTAAGCAACTATTCGTCGGGTAAAATGGGCTATGCCATTGCTCGGGCAGCGCGGATGCGTGGTGCCGACGTGGTGCTGGTCAGTGGTCCGACTTTTTTGACGCCGCCGCAAGGTGTGACCCTGATTCCGGTGGTCAGTGCTGAACAGATGCGCAAAACAGTGCTTGACGCATTGCCGAAGGCCACTGCCGTGGTCAAGTCAGCGGCCGTTGCTGATTACC encodes the following:
- the coaBC gene encoding bifunctional phosphopantothenoylcysteine decarboxylase/phosphopantothenate--cysteine ligase CoaBC; translated protein: MFKNKKVVLGICGGIAVYKAVELLRLLVKAGADVSVIMTRSAQEFVTPLTFQTLSGNPVHTELFNLYQEKEIGHISLADRADLFLVAPATANVVGKVAAGIADDLLTTTLMATRAPVLFAPAMNVHMYENPIYQRNESCLRELGYHFIDPAVGALACGYEGQGKLPEPEAIFSAAQAVLAPQDLAGQHLLVTAGPTREELDPVRYLSNYSSGKMGYAIARAARMRGADVVLVSGPTFLTPPQGVTLIPVVSAEQMRKTVLDALPKATAVVKSAAVADYRPASLSKQKLKKTDDDMTLVLEKNPDILAEIGAGKEGRVLVGFAAETQDLLKHAADKLKRKNLDLIVANDVTQAGAGFDVDTNIVKLLHADGHVEALPQLSKDEVAHQLLDRVVELLKEKEMKAAQG